Sequence from the Fibrobacter sp. genome:
CCACAACCTGTTTAAGCTTGCCGCCCTTCTTGTTGAAACGGCGCAGAATCAGCTCCTTCTCGGCGCTGATACGGACCGTGCGGCCCTTTTCGGCGATGGCGCGGGTAATGTTCTGGCGCACCCACCACACGGCGTAACTGATAAACTTGATTTTCTGGTTAGGGTCAAAACGTCGGGCGGCCTCTATAAGGCCCATGTTGCCTTCGCTGATGAGTTCGCCCACTTCCAGGCCCTGGCCCTTGTAAAGGTTTGCGATGTTCACCACAAAGCGCAGATTGGACTTGACCAGCAAATCCAGGGCTTCGCGGCTGCCTTCCTTGACCTTCTTGATGAGCAACTTTTCCTGTGCCGGAGTCAGCAGAGGAATGCTGGAAATATCTTCAAGATACTGAAAATAAGTACTTTTCTCATCACGGGTGTAGGTAGCGGCGTTCATAGTAAATCCTTTTCCTTTACGCCTATAAATCTACCTCCGTTTAGGTTTCGGAGTGTCAGGAACTGCCCTAGCCCTTGCAAAAGTTT
This genomic interval carries:
- a CDS encoding RNA polymerase sigma factor RpoD/SigA — encoded protein: MNAATYTRDEKSTYFQYLEDISSIPLLTPAQEKLLIKKVKEGSREALDLLVKSNLRFVVNIANLYKGQGLEVGELISEGNMGLIEAARRFDPNQKIKFISYAVWWVRQNITRAIAEKGRTVRISAEKELILRRFNKKGGKLKQVVGGSYVLDTDSLEGVSKYKGDAIEKVLMMGNRTSSLEAPVGEDGDSTLGDCIPSVEFRTEDLAEKNNRREVFEKVLNKNLDQQESDILKLYFGFKMDSDLNLKEISPMVGLSKERVRQLKESALAKLRNDRIQKMLDEAA